The sequence CGACCAGAAGAAGTTCTAAGCGATGAGTAGATAAATTTTAGACTAAAAAGTGAAAGAACATAATAACAAAGTATTGACATGAAGCATTacctaaatttgaaaaaaaaaaaaagcattaccTAAAAGTTTACGGAGATTTGAGACGAGCCCTCGCAGTAAAGCCATAACTACATTGCAAATATAAAGATGTTTGCATTAGCTATTCAAAGAATTTGTTAATTATGATCTATAACGAAGTAATTGAAAGATGCGCCTGACATAACTCTCATTTTACTATATATTTTCTGGAAAAAATGCATAGTGCCATTTCACATGGATATTACATACCCAAGCGAATTATGAGACCCCTTTGATCATTAACCTGGACATTGGCTTGTTTTAAAACATCTATACGAACATCACGGATCCCAGAAGCATGTGGAATGTTTAAACCTATCAAGAAAATTAACACAGGCATCTAATCAATATGTAGAACTTTTCTTTTACTGTATAAATATTTATGTCTGTGAAACATTGAACCTTTTCTTTTACTGTATACATATTCATGTCTGTGAAAGAGAAGTTTAGCTGCATACCCAAAATAAATGATTAACATAGCACACAATGGACACTGATAAACATTAATAGTACACATTAAATTTGTTTAATCTtcaattttacactaaaaagtaaaTTCAAGAGGGAAAATAACCCACATTATAATATTTGAGCAAGACCAATCCCAAATTAATACAACCCACAATTGCCAAAATTCTAATTTAACCCATAACCCTAAACCTTAACTGCCACTACATATTGAAGTCGTGCCACTATAAAAATCATCGCATCTCACCTTAAGAAATGGATCTGTGAACTAGAACCTGAAACACATTTTTATATGAGTACAGCAGAATATAAGTTTgtcttttttgtcttttttggtTTGTAAGGGACTTACTGGTGAAGACAAACATAAGAGACATTTAGGTTTTGGCGTGTTGTATTACTATTTCTTAACTTAAACTAGTGAAGAAAAGCATAGCGTGGAGACATAAATTAATCATGCGCAATCATAGAGTGTCAAATGGACTATAGACTCAATTTGCCAGAAATACTTTCGACAGAAACGACCATCTCCATTAGGATAAAGCAGACCAACCCTCTAAGGACCAGCAAAACCAACAACTATCAGGCCCCAGGTCCCAAATCTTGCCAAGCTTTCTACCagacattttatttttctttgaggGACATGGTTGTCAACCCCTCGTACCTCGGCTTTGAAGGAAGTTGAGATTTCACCATAAAAACAATTGTCAATATGAGGAGTAGATGAACCCTTTATAAGCACTTACAAGATTTCTTCTTTCACCAATGAGAAACTTTTTACCTTCGTATCATTACACGCTCCCCCCCCCCCTCACACACGTGTGACGAGTTTCTGAATTAACCAAACACaataacaacacaaattggGTGATGTTGAGCACGTGTGGTCCTTGGACTTTACAACCTACGGGCATCTAAGCAGACAAGGGAGGCGTCTAGGTAGACAAGGGAGGCGTCTAGGCAGACAAGGGAAGGGAGAATCGTCGGCTTGCTAGCTTGCTACGACCAACTAGTAGACGACCCATGGGCCTCTTCCACTATAAATAGCTAAGTTATACAAGGAAACTGGTTTATCACAAACTATATTCAGAATTCTCTTATGAATTTTAGTTTCTCTCAAACTTTTCTAATTTAGACATTGGAGACAGTATTTTCATCCATACATAAaatgaattttctttttctcaatataagtatataaaaaaaaatatggagttTTGAGATAAATCAAATCGCGTGAATGGTGTGCAGGTATCCTTGCATGTATAACATTTAGGAGATTTTGATTGAAAAACCGGCCAGTGCCCACCCGACTAAAGGGACAGAGAAATTAATCAAGTATAAAATTTATCATAGAATAGAGTGCAATTACTAACTGTTATAGATCCATTGTTGCCAGAATGTAAGATGTGTTCCACTTAAAAAGAGAGAGGGAATACAAGCCAATTCTTGTAAAGGTGTTTTCCCGGTAGAGTTTGTAGCAAAGGCCAAGTTTGGGCAACGCTGAATTAAATCCAATGCAATATCTACAATATGGTAAAAAGACGAAGAGTTACACATATGGCAAAATATAAGTAATCAATATTTGTTAGGAAAATGCTATTTAAGCAGCAAAAATAACACATTCTCAAATACAGGTGGGTCTTATATATAATGAACCGATCCACTCAATTAGAAAGTGTGTTAGAAAATGTGTGCATACGAATATTGTATTTGAAACATTTAAGTACCGAGTTCTTTGGAGCTAAAACAGTGGGAAATCAGGTCAGCGCTGGTCCGATAGTTGTCTTGGGTCAACGTCAAAGCTTCCAATGGGGTAACTGAATACAGATAGCGAGCCAATTCCCATTGGCCGCCGTGACAAGCTTTAATCAGTGGGATCATATTCAGGGGATTGCATGGTATGCAAAGTAATCTCTTGTTCTTTTCGATTATGCATCTAGCCACTTCGGGTGCTATTAGCGTAGCCAGAGCTAAAGCTGTGGCACCATTAGCGTCTTCTATTTCCAAGTCTCCTTCTGTCATCCATTCTACTAATTCTTTTGCCATATGTTCATTTTCCATTGAAACTGCTATATGAAGAGCTGTCGAGCCTGACAATGAACCTCTCTCTCTGACTGCGTCGGGATGCAAAGTAAGATAGTTCTTTGCAGAATCCCAGTCACCTTTTGCAACAGCATGAATCAAGGGTTGATGGTGGGGGAACTCATTGAAGTCGCCGTTAGTGTTGTAATAATCTGTcaagtaatattttttttggtcgaaatcTGTCAAGTAGTATTATATATGGATTGTTTGTTAACTAAACGTCAATAATTTGAGGATGAATTATGTATAtagttgaaaataaaagataattaactaaatcgaataaaattaaacaagaCAATAAAGATTCATGCATGCTGCAGTAAAGATCACATGCATAATACGTACCCTCATTCCGCGTCAGACAGGTATTCAATTCATATGGCATCAAAGGCACAACATCTGCATCGATCACACACGGTGACttaattagaagaagaaaactcGATCTTGATAGTTATATTGGAATTAACTTGGAAAGGAGACATGTAGTACGTGCGTACACGTACCTGTGTTCTCCAAGGCTTGATCGGCCGGCTTCAACTTTTCAGCCAAAGTATCCCAGGCGACTTTGGCCGTGCTAATGCCCcggataaaaaaataaatatcatcCCCGCAACAACTCTGGATTGCATGTAGAACTTTGGAATTATTCTTCCTCCAAACCATAAATTCAGCTTCACCATCTTCTGGTCTAGGCGGTTCAGAGGTCCCTCCCACAACCTCCCAAAGATCTTCAGCCAACAAGTACGTTTTAAACCGAAAACTCCAATCCTCATAATTATCATGACTAAGAACTTTAAGATTAGCAATTACACTAGGAACAACTGTAGCTCCCATGTTCAATCTGCAATATAATTATTTATACAAAGTGATAAATATTACTtcgattgattaagaaaataatgaaacaaatcaaaataattaaacTCACTGCTCGATCGAGTAGTTGTAATAATcttcaaaaaataattaatgtgcaaCTATGAGTCTACGTACGAGCTTAGCTTAAGTAAATTCCCACTCTGCGCACTTGGAGTGAGTAAACTTCTGATGTATATATGATCTATATATAGACAGCAAAATGAGCAATGAAAAAAGACTaggcaaaagactcagaagaataTGCCCCACCAAAGAGCATCTTTAAGGAGGATGTTAAATTCTAGGTGGAGAAGCTACTCTGGTGGAGAAGCTACTGTGCGTATTTGATATAAAAAATTCTTTCAATGGAAGTGTAATTTGCTGACTGGATTTGATGCCCTTGTGATTAGGAGTCAAATTTGATGTCATCATcacttttagtttttattagTTTATGGTAGGTGAAGAAGTTTgggttctaccataaaaccaataggcaatatggggagtagcccaaatACTTAGAACAGATGTAAGGTCTCTCATTTTCCGACTGTGTGATTGATACTCTCTACACGCCCCCCTCACGTGTGACAAATTTTCAAGCTTAGCACGTGGACAATGTAAATCAGGTGACGTGGAGCAAGTGTGGTTGTTGGCCTTCATACGTAGAACAACCTGCTCTTATattatgaagaaagttgagatttcaccataaaactaattgacaatatgagaAGTAGTCAACCTACTATGTGGGATTAATACTATCAACAATTTCTTTAATAAATACAACCATTTAAAGCTCTACACagataagaaaataatatttgacaATTTCGTTggagaaacaaaaaaattgacatAAGATCATCTCCAAAGGAAAGGTGAGATTTTAAACATAATATTTGAATTTGAAGGCCTATGTGgcactttattttattttatttttttgtaatgtATGGAAAATGCTAGGTAGACCAAATTTTGTACATCTAATGATGTGGGTGACACATAAAACTGATTAACGTATTTATTTCTTGTTGGTGACACataatttgatttgcaaatttggtttaaaaatttggtgtacctagcattactcttaaaGTTTTGTTCTCCACccgatatgtcaaattaaagTATTATTTATCACATTATTTACTTTTAATAAttgtaaaaaatatttttagaaaaaaacaacaataaaaatgataaaagcaTTTATTTAtcaattaaaaatgaatttgataGAGGCCAATCCATGTCATGCCACATAAGAATTAGCATTTCGGTTGGAAAATACTAAAAGCAACTCCACCTGTTGTAACTTGTAGGAGGGCAAGGGTAGGGGTAGTGAAATCGCCTTTACTATTCACTCTGAACAATAATAGTCTTTGTGCAAGTTCACCATTTTGAGAAGACGAACGGCAACGTCAGTGAAATTGCACTTACTATTCACTCTAAACAGTAATTGCCTTTGTGCAAGTCCACCTGTTTGAGAAGACGAAGGGCAAGGATAAAGGCGATTACCATTCAcaaatatacatttttttttatgccttgtAAGTGTGTACTTAGTTTGTTTTTCTGAAAATAAAACTCTCTATTCAATTctgataatttaattttaaatacagAGACACATAGCATTACAAACaagcataattaattaaaaaattgtttatttatttaagtaTGTTTAATGTTAAGTGTGGTGGTAGTTTTTTCTATGTTTTTACCTTTGGATTAATCTTGACTGTTGAGTTCCAAactattttaaatcaaatgcaCAAGATTGTGCCCCGTGGTCCAacctaaaattttcatttttttaacgtAGAAAATCTAACGGTCGGGATGAAGGGGTCGTTGGAAGTCCAACAACATAGGGTTGTTGTTTTGTTCTCGGTGGGCTGCACGTGGTGGAGCCGAAGCTCTGCACTGATGTTAGCGAGCACAACCCACAAGCACTTGCCCGGGCATGAATAGGCAGGGTAGAGAAAGGGCACCAGCCCTTGGCGTAATTGCCTCCCCAATTTTGCACCGGTGGACCACTATTTTTGGACCAAAGACAATTTAATCCAATTGCCTTATCAATTGGGCATTGGGCGGAgaatattgtatttttttttactgttattgcTGATGTGAACCTTTTAGCATCTCCTTTCTAAAACTTAAAGTTGCCACATCAACTATCAATTATAGTTTGACTTTTATGTTTTGACATTTTCATTGGAGATGTTCTAATACTGCATTAAATTCCCACTTGATGTTCACTGTGCGTATTCAATAATGGGAGAGTTCTATCTCTAATTTCAACCATACAACAGTACTGTTTGTCTTCAATCATTAATACAATTAACACTCTTAGGCCTTGTttggtattgtttttttttttcccaccaAAACTGCTTTAAAGTTAAGAAATAAAAGTGTTAGGTAAAAATATAATATCAAGCTTATTTTAAAATGAATAGCTTTCAAACAACAACTTTACTACTTTCATAAAAAGTAGAGCTTAGAttctttaataaatattttcaaaTCAGGTAATACCGTTATTAGTTTTTTAAAATGACGTTGTTTATCCTTTTGCACACACATTTTCTTTCTTAGAAAACAAAGTGAGCACGACCACCTAACATTGCAACCACCAACCTTACACCACCACTGCCATTACCACCGCAACCACAATCGTCGTTGTCTTTGTCCTACCACCATTGATACCTTTACACCTCCAACCACCATACCCCACATTGGCACCACCATCATACTCTCATCATTGTCGCTACCATCAACACTACCACCATCACTGCAACCACCACACCATACTATTGGTACCACCGCTATTCCTCCATTTTTGGCACCGTCACCAGCACTGCTATCCCCAGCGATGTCATCGCAACCACCCCCCAATACCAAGTCCATTTATGTCTTTATACATAATCATAACACTTTTAGATTaatatttaccaaacacttttatACTCCCTTTCACACTCACAACacttttaaaatacaaaaattcacCAAACAAGAAGAATCATAAATATGAAGTGaggttggattttttttgtaaGATCGAAGCGCATacattattgaaaaaaaaacacacacacacacacaaacatacACTGGCTTTATAATATCTACAATCATGCTTTGTTTTCAAATCAAATGTTAGCTAAAAATACTATCACGTTATCTTATGAGCTTCCTATAAAAATCTACTCCAACCAATGCTCTTTAATTTAGGAAATCAAGTGACTATGAATTAACagaaatgaattttttatttgtcgATGTAGAATatcacaaataaaataaaagtaattAAAGATAGAAGCCCCTCTCACTATCCAAATGTTGAAGCTCCTCCCACTCTACATACGTAGAAGCGATTTTGTTAATCAGAACAAGTGCATGATAAAGTTCACGCTGACGGGGAGTGATTAGAGAGAGATATTCCCAAATTCATTGGCCAAACCTAATTATTCCCACGTGAAAGATTAGAGAGAGATTTTCCCAATTCCATAGTCCAAACCTAAATAATATCCCACGTGAACTAGCTTGGTGGTATATTTTAGGTAAAAGCTTTGATCTGTACGAGAAACACTTAGCTCCCAGGTC is a genomic window of Malus domestica chromosome 09, GDT2T_hap1 containing:
- the LOC103442879 gene encoding uncharacterized protein isoform X2; amino-acid sequence: MGATVVPSVIANLKVLSHDNYEDWSFRFKTYLLAEDLWEVVGGTSEPPRPEDGEAEFMVWRKNNSKVLHAIQSCCGDDIYFFIRGISTAKVAWDTLAEKLKPADQALENTDVVPLMPYELNTCLTRNEDYYNTNGDFNEFPHHQPLIHAVAKGDWDSAKNYLTLHPDAVRERGSLSGSTALHIAVSMENEHMAKELVEWMTEGDLEIEDANGATALALATLIAPEVARCIIEKNKRLLCIPCNPLNMIPLIKACHGGQWELARYLYSVTPLEALTLTQDNYRTSADLISHCFSSKELDIALDLIQRCPNLAFATNSTGKTPLQELACIPSLFLSGTHLTFWQQWIYNTKLLFHRHEYVYSKRKGLNIPHASGIRDVRIDVLKQANVQVNDQRGLIIRLVMALLRGLVSNLRKLLGIDHIYKLKQIHVQSLEVLQGMCKMTEGLSLKQMQGSSIQTALFKAVEHGNDEFLRELFNANILALGIHDENAKSMFQFSIECRQEKVYNFFHEFVRIMNVRTEFRVDKFNNTLLHSAARLSPPTQLKHIQCASLQMQRELQWFKEVEKIVPAKFLEVVNYADGMTARDLFTKNHKELANEGERSMKATATSCTVVAALIVTIMFIAVFSVPGGTKAGYPLFLNKRIFMVFIVADVFSLFSSTTSVVTFLGILNSRYAEDDFLKSLPTKMVIGLFTLFSSMVTMVIAFSSTLFLMLEAKEWIVVPIILLASVPIVSFVWMQFSHLVEIFISTYGAGIFVANQKGKPWSFSSLRLF
- the LOC103442879 gene encoding ankyrin repeat-containing protein NPR4-like isoform X7; this encodes MGATVVPSVIANLKVLSHDNYEDWSFRFKTYLLAEDLWEVVGGTSEPPRPEDGEAEFMVWRKNNSKVLHAIQSCCGDDIYFFIRGISTAKVAWDTLAEKLKPADQALENTDVVPLMPYELNTCLTRNEDFDQKKYYLTDYYNTNGDFNEFPHHQPLIHAVAKGDWDSAKNYLTLHPDAVRERGSLSGSTALHIAVSMENEHMAKELVEWMTEGDLEIEDANGATALALATLIAPEVARCIIEKNKRLLCIPCNPLNMIPLIKACHGGQWELARYLYSVTPLEALTLTQDNYRTSADLISHCFSSKELDIALDLIQRCPNLAFATNSTGKTPLQELACIPSLFLSGTHLTFWQQWIYNIMALLRGLVSNLRKLLGIDHIYKLKQIHVQSLEVLQGMCKMTEGLSLKQMQGSSIQTALFKAVEHGNDEFLRELFNANILALGIHDENAKSMFQFSIECRQEKVYNFFHEFVRIMNVRTEFRVDKFNNTLLHSAARLSPPTQLKHIQCASLQMQRELQWFKEVEKIVPAKFLEVVNYADGMTARDLFTKNHKELANEGERSMKATATSCTVVAALIVTIMFIAVFSVPGGTKAGYPLFLNKRIFMVFIVADVFSLFSSTTSVVTFLGILNSRYAEDDFLKSLPTKMVIGLFTLFSSMVTMVIAFSSTLFLMLEAKEWIVVPIILLASVPIVSFVWMQFSHLVEIFISTYGAGIFVANQKGKPWSFSSLRLF
- the LOC103442879 gene encoding ankyrin repeat-containing protein NPR4-like isoform X6; its protein translation is MGATVVPSVIANLKVLSHDNYEDWSFRFKTYLLAEDLWEVVGGTSEPPRPEDGEAEFMVWRKNNSKVLHAIQSCCGDDIYFFIRGISTAKVAWDTLAEKLKPADQALENTDVVPLMPYELNTCLTRNEDYYNTNGDFNEFPHHQPLIHAVAKGDWDSAKNYLTLHPDAVRERGSLSGSTALHIAVSMENEHMAKELVEWMTEGDLEIEDANGATALALATLIAPEVARCIIEKNKRLLCIPCNPLNMIPLIKACHGGQWELARYLYSVTPLEALTLTQDNYRTSADLISHCFSSKELDIALDLIQRCPNLAFATNSTGKTPLQELACLNIPHASGIRDVRIDVLKQANVQVNDQRGLIIRLVMALLRGLVSNLRKLLGIDHIYKLKQIHVQSLEVLQGMCKMTEGLSLKQMQGSSIQTALFKAVEHGNDEFLRELFNANILALGIHDENAKSMFQFSIECRQEKVYNFFHEFVRIMNVRTEFRVDKFNNTLLHSAARLSPPTQLKHIQCASLQMQRELQWFKEVEKIVPAKFLEVVNYADGMTARDLFTKNHKELANEGERSMKATATSCTVVAALIVTIMFIAVFSVPGGTKAGYPLFLNKRIFMVFIVADVFSLFSSTTSVVTFLGILNSRYAEDDFLKSLPTKMVIGLFTLFSSMVTMVIAFSSTLFLMLEAKEWIVVPIILLASVPIVSFVWMQFSHLVEIFISTYGAGIFVANQKGKPWSFSSLRLF
- the LOC103442879 gene encoding uncharacterized protein isoform X4, which codes for MGATVVPSVIANLKVLSHDNYEDWSFRFKTYLLAEDLWEVVGGTSEPPRPEDGEAEFMVWRKNNSKVLHAIQSCCGDDIYFFIRGISTAKVAWDTLAEKLKPADQALENTDVVPLMPYELNTCLTRNEDYYNTNGDFNEFPHHQPLIHAVAKGDWDSAKNYLTLHPDAVRERGSLSGSTALHIAVSMENEHMAKELVEWMTEGDLEIEDANGATALALATLIAPEVARCIIEKNKRLLCIPCNPLNMIPLIKACHGGQWELARYLYSVTPLEALTLTQDNYRTSADLISHCFSSKELDIALDLIQRCPNLAFATNSTGKTPLQELACIPSLFLSGTHLTFWQQWIYNSLNIPHASGIRDVRIDVLKQANVQVNDQRGLIIRLVMALLRGLVSNLRKLLGIDHIYKLKQIHVQSLEVLQGMCKMTEGLSLKQMQGSSIQTALFKAVEHGNDEFLRELFNANILALGIHDENAKSMFQFSIECRQEKVYNFFHEFVRIMNVRTEFRVDKFNNTLLHSAARLSPPTQLKHIQCASLQMQRELQWFKEVEKIVPAKFLEVVNYADGMTARDLFTKNHKELANEGERSMKATATSCTVVAALIVTIMFIAVFSVPGGTKAGYPLFLNKRIFMVFIVADVFSLFSSTTSVVTFLGILNSRYAEDDFLKSLPTKMVIGLFTLFSSMVTMVIAFSSTLFLMLEAKEWIVVPIILLASVPIVSFVWMQFSHLVEIFISTYGAGIFVANQKGKPWSFSSLRLF
- the LOC103442879 gene encoding ankyrin repeat-containing protein NPR4-like isoform X5, with amino-acid sequence MGATVVPSVIANLKVLSHDNYEDWSFRFKTYLLAEDLWEVVGGTSEPPRPEDGEAEFMVWRKNNSKVLHAIQSCCGDDIYFFIRGISTAKVAWDTLAEKLKPADQALENTDVVPLMPYELNTCLTRNEDFDQKKYYLTDYYNTNGDFNEFPHHQPLIHAVAKGDWDSAKNYLTLHPDAVRERGSLSGSTALHIAVSMENEHMAKELVEWMTEGDLEIEDANGATALALATLIAPEVARCIIEKNKRLLCIPCNPLNMIPLIKACHGGQWELARYLYSVTPLEALTLTQDNYRTSADLISHCFSSKELDIALDLIQRCPNLAFATNSTGKTPLQELACLNIPHASGIRDVRIDVLKQANVQVNDQRGLIIRLVMALLRGLVSNLRKLLGIDHIYKLKQIHVQSLEVLQGMCKMTEGLSLKQMQGSSIQTALFKAVEHGNDEFLRELFNANILALGIHDENAKSMFQFSIECRQEKVYNFFHEFVRIMNVRTEFRVDKFNNTLLHSAARLSPPTQLKHIQCASLQMQRELQWFKEVEKIVPAKFLEVVNYADGMTARDLFTKNHKELANEGERSMKATATSCTVVAALIVTIMFIAVFSVPGGTKAGYPLFLNKRIFMVFIVADVFSLFSSTTSVVTFLGILNSRYAEDDFLKSLPTKMVIGLFTLFSSMVTMVIAFSSTLFLMLEAKEWIVVPIILLASVPIVSFVWMQFSHLVEIFISTYGAGIFVANQKGKPWSFSSLRLF
- the LOC103442879 gene encoding uncharacterized protein isoform X3, which produces MGATVVPSVIANLKVLSHDNYEDWSFRFKTYLLAEDLWEVVGGTSEPPRPEDGEAEFMVWRKNNSKVLHAIQSCCGDDIYFFIRGISTAKVAWDTLAEKLKPADQALENTDVVPLMPYELNTCLTRNEDFDQKKYYLTDYYNTNGDFNEFPHHQPLIHAVAKGDWDSAKNYLTLHPDAVRERGSLSGSTALHIAVSMENEHMAKELVEWMTEGDLEIEDANGATALALATLIAPEVARCIIEKNKRLLCIPCNPLNMIPLIKACHGGQWELARYLYSVTPLEALTLTQDNYRTSADLISHCFSSKELDIALDLIQRCPNLAFATNSTGKTPLQELACIPSLFLSGTHLTFWQQWIYNSLNIPHASGIRDVRIDVLKQANVQVNDQRGLIIRLVMALLRGLVSNLRKLLGIDHIYKLKQIHVQSLEVLQGMCKMTEGLSLKQMQGSSIQTALFKAVEHGNDEFLRELFNANILALGIHDENAKSMFQFSIECRQEKVYNFFHEFVRIMNVRTEFRVDKFNNTLLHSAARLSPPTQLKHIQCASLQMQRELQWFKEVEKIVPAKFLEVVNYADGMTARDLFTKNHKELANEGERSMKATATSCTVVAALIVTIMFIAVFSVPGGTKAGYPLFLNKRIFMVFIVADVFSLFSSTTSVVTFLGILNSRYAEDDFLKSLPTKMVIGLFTLFSSMVTMVIAFSSTLFLMLEAKEWIVVPIILLASVPIVSFVWMQFSHLVEIFISTYGAGIFVANQKGKPWSFSSLRLF
- the LOC103442879 gene encoding uncharacterized protein isoform X1 — protein: MGATVVPSVIANLKVLSHDNYEDWSFRFKTYLLAEDLWEVVGGTSEPPRPEDGEAEFMVWRKNNSKVLHAIQSCCGDDIYFFIRGISTAKVAWDTLAEKLKPADQALENTDVVPLMPYELNTCLTRNEDFDQKKYYLTDYYNTNGDFNEFPHHQPLIHAVAKGDWDSAKNYLTLHPDAVRERGSLSGSTALHIAVSMENEHMAKELVEWMTEGDLEIEDANGATALALATLIAPEVARCIIEKNKRLLCIPCNPLNMIPLIKACHGGQWELARYLYSVTPLEALTLTQDNYRTSADLISHCFSSKELDIALDLIQRCPNLAFATNSTGKTPLQELACIPSLFLSGTHLTFWQQWIYNTKLLFHRHEYVYSKRKGLNIPHASGIRDVRIDVLKQANVQVNDQRGLIIRLVMALLRGLVSNLRKLLGIDHIYKLKQIHVQSLEVLQGMCKMTEGLSLKQMQGSSIQTALFKAVEHGNDEFLRELFNANILALGIHDENAKSMFQFSIECRQEKVYNFFHEFVRIMNVRTEFRVDKFNNTLLHSAARLSPPTQLKHIQCASLQMQRELQWFKEVEKIVPAKFLEVVNYADGMTARDLFTKNHKELANEGERSMKATATSCTVVAALIVTIMFIAVFSVPGGTKAGYPLFLNKRIFMVFIVADVFSLFSSTTSVVTFLGILNSRYAEDDFLKSLPTKMVIGLFTLFSSMVTMVIAFSSTLFLMLEAKEWIVVPIILLASVPIVSFVWMQFSHLVEIFISTYGAGIFVANQKGKPWSFSSLRLF
- the LOC103442879 gene encoding ankyrin repeat-containing protein NPR4-like isoform X8, with translation MGATVVPSVIANLKVLSHDNYEDWSFRFKTYLLAEDLWEVVGGTSEPPRPEDGEAEFMVWRKNNSKVLHAIQSCCGDDIYFFIRGISTAKVAWDTLAEKLKPADQALENTDVVPLMPYELNTCLTRNEDYYNTNGDFNEFPHHQPLIHAVAKGDWDSAKNYLTLHPDAVRERGSLSGSTALHIAVSMENEHMAKELVEWMTEGDLEIEDANGATALALATLIAPEVARCIIEKNKRLLCIPCNPLNMIPLIKACHGGQWELARYLYSVTPLEALTLTQDNYRTSADLISHCFSSKELDIALDLIQRCPNLAFATNSTGKTPLQELACIPSLFLSGTHLTFWQQWIYNIMALLRGLVSNLRKLLGIDHIYKLKQIHVQSLEVLQGMCKMTEGLSLKQMQGSSIQTALFKAVEHGNDEFLRELFNANILALGIHDENAKSMFQFSIECRQEKVYNFFHEFVRIMNVRTEFRVDKFNNTLLHSAARLSPPTQLKHIQCASLQMQRELQWFKEVEKIVPAKFLEVVNYADGMTARDLFTKNHKELANEGERSMKATATSCTVVAALIVTIMFIAVFSVPGGTKAGYPLFLNKRIFMVFIVADVFSLFSSTTSVVTFLGILNSRYAEDDFLKSLPTKMVIGLFTLFSSMVTMVIAFSSTLFLMLEAKEWIVVPIILLASVPIVSFVWMQFSHLVEIFISTYGAGIFVANQKGKPWSFSSLRLF